In Calothrix sp. PCC 7507, one DNA window encodes the following:
- the fetB gene encoding iron export ABC transporter permease subunit FetB gives MPELIKLDVVDLAIAVGLMAIAISLSAWEKLGLELNLALATGRTILQLLVLGYVFDFIFALNNAWAVLAILAVMLTISAIVARNRISQKVPHVLPWVWGSILASTALTVLYTNCLIIQPERWYEPRYVIPLAGIVLGNAMNAAAIAGERLVSTINASPLEIETHLSLGATPQQAVSQYRKDAIKAGLIPTLNQMMIIGMVALPGITTGQLLGGVNPLDAVSYEILIMFMVALANLLTTLLVTKGLCRQFFNSAAQLVR, from the coding sequence TAGCGATCGCTGTAGGATTAATGGCGATCGCTATTAGTTTATCTGCATGGGAAAAATTAGGACTAGAGTTGAACTTAGCCCTCGCTACTGGCAGGACTATCTTACAGCTACTCGTCTTAGGATACGTTTTCGACTTCATCTTTGCTTTGAACAATGCTTGGGCAGTTTTGGCGATTTTAGCAGTAATGCTGACGATTAGTGCGATTGTCGCCCGAAACCGCATCAGCCAAAAAGTTCCCCATGTGCTGCCTTGGGTTTGGGGATCAATTTTAGCCAGTACTGCGCTGACTGTGCTTTACACCAACTGCTTAATCATTCAACCAGAGAGATGGTACGAACCACGATATGTGATTCCCTTAGCCGGGATCGTCTTAGGTAACGCGATGAATGCTGCAGCGATCGCCGGTGAGCGGCTTGTTAGTACTATTAATGCATCGCCATTGGAAATCGAAACCCATTTGAGTTTAGGTGCAACCCCCCAGCAAGCAGTGAGTCAATATCGCAAAGATGCCATCAAAGCCGGATTGATTCCTACCCTCAATCAAATGATGATTATTGGTATGGTTGCACTACCCGGAATCACCACAGGGCAGTTATTAGGCGGAGTCAATCCTCTAGATGCTGTATCTTACGAAATTTTGATCATGTTTATGGTGGCTCTAGCTAACTTACTGACCACACTTTTAGTTACGAAGGGACTGTGTCGTCAGTTTTTTAACTCAGCCGCACAGTTAGTGAGGTGA